From a region of the Syngnathus scovelli strain Florida chromosome 19, RoL_Ssco_1.2, whole genome shotgun sequence genome:
- the nelfe gene encoding negative elongation factor E, protein MVVFPSSLTEEEEALQKKYAKLKKKKKALLALKKQNTTNQTNPSGLKRTLSDQPVVDTATATEQAKMLIKSGAISAIKSENKNSGFKRSRTLEIKLKDPEKGPVPAFLPFQRSVSTDEELPESGRRSHRKSLYESFVSSSDRYRDEDDGGMSSSREMDRDRDRERDRERDRERERDRERDRERDRDREKERDRERDKDRERDKDRERDRDRERDRPRERDREKDRERDRSRERSAEMDRDREADKERDGTFRRSDSYPERRVRKGNTVYVYGSGLSEDSMRSAFSQHGNIIDLSMDNPRNCAFITFEKMESADQAVVELNGSTVGDVHIKVSIARKQPMLDAATGKSVWASLAVHNSTKGSYRDKRNQVVYSEDFLE, encoded by the exons ATGGTTGTGTTTCCATCTTCGCTAACGGAGGAAGAAGAAGCTTTGCAAAAGAAGTATGCAAAGCTCAAGAAAAAG AAAAAGGCACTGCTTGCTCTTAAGAAGCAGAATACAACCAACCAGACAAACCCGAGTGGATTAAAACGGA CACTTTCAGACCAGCCTGTTGTTGACACGGCGACAGCAACTGAGCAAGCAAAGATGTTGATCAAATCAGGGGCCATCAGCGCCATCAAATCGGAGAACAAGAACTCGGGCTTTAAACGCTCTCGTACGCTGGAGATTAAACTCAAG GATCCTGAAAAGGGCCCAGTTCCAGCTTTCTTACCTTTCCAAAGGAGCGTTTCTACAGATGAAGAGCTACCTGAG TCTGGAAGGAGATCCCACAGGAAGTCACTTTATGAAAG CTTTGTCAGTTCAAGTGACAGATACCGGGATGAAGATGATGGAGGAATGTCCTCCAGTCGAGAGATGGATAGAGACCGGGACAGAGAGCGAGATCGAGAGAGGGACAGGGAGCGTGAGAGGGACAGGGAGCGTGACCGCGAGAGGGATCGAGATCGAGAAAAGGAGAGAGATCGAGAACGGGACAAGGACCGAGAACGGGACAAGGATCGAGAGCGGGACAGGGATCGAGAACGTGATAGGCCGAGGGAGCGGGATCGAGAAAAGGACAGGGAGAGAGACCGGAGCAGAGAGAGGAGCGCTGAGATGGATCGAGACCGTGAGGCGGATAAAGAGCGTGATGGAACTTTCAGAC GGTCGGATTCATATCCTGAACGTCGAGTCAGAAAAGGGAATACGGTGTACGTTTACGGCTCGGGGCTCTCTGAGGACAGCATGCGCTCGGCTTTCTCTCAACACGGCAACATCATCGACCTCTCCATGGATAACCCACGCAA TTGTGCATTCATTACGTTTGAAAAGATGGAGTCTGCAGACCAGGCAGTCGTTGAG CTAAACGGGAGCACAGTAGGAGATGTTCACATCAAAGTCAGCATTGCCAGGAAGCAACCCATGTTGGACGCTGCCACCGGCAAGTCCGTGTGGGCTTCTCTGG CTGTGCATAACAGCACCAAAGGCTCTTACAGGGACAAGAGGAACCAGGTCGTGTACAGTGAAGATTTCCTGGAGTGA